The genomic stretch ATTTGATTTGATGTTGCGGTGTTCTCACCGCAACATTTATTATTTTAACCCCATTCTATTGAGCTTGTTATTAGCTCCACATCACTAAAATCGCGGCGACAGCGACTAAAGTTAATCCGACGCCATCTTTAATGGCGACCTTTTGTTTTAGCCATAAAAATGAAATCAGCATGGTGAAAAATATCTCGACTTGTCCCAAGGTTTTGACATAAGGAACCGCCTGTAAAGACATTGCGCTAAACCACCCAATCGAACCTAAGCAACTGGCAATACTGGTGAGTAGTGTCAGTTTCGGGCGTTGCCACAATGCGTTAAGCGTACTCGGATCAGTAGAACCGATATAGATAAGCAAGATGATGGTTTGCAAGCTTATCACCAAAAACAACACCCATGCGGCGTCATAGGGAAACGGCAAATGCAGCGCCAAACTGGCTTCTCTTACCCATAGTGAGGTTAATGCAAACGCACAACCACAAGCAAGGCCAAGTAAAACGGTTTTTATCGACAGGCTCTTTATACCGCTGCTGGTACTCAATAGAAAAATGCCAACCCCACCAATAAACACCCCTGTCCATCCTAATAACGTTAAACTGGTACCAAAAAAGGCGACCCCTAAAATGGCGGCGGCTAAAGCTTCACTTTTGGCCAGCCCGGCACCAATAGCGTAATTATTTTGCTTAAACAGTAATACCATTAAGGCAGTTGCTAGGATCTGCATTAATGATGCGGCAATAATATAGCTGAGAAAGATCGGGTTAAATTCGGGTAATGCTGCCGGTTGATAAAGATAAAGCGAGCTTAAATAAATGGCAGCGATAGGACTTGCCCATAAAAAGCGGGCGAGGGTAACGCCTAAGGTTTTGACTTCAGAAGATAACCGGCTTTGAAAAGCGTTGCGCCAAGATTGCATAAAAGCGGCGAAAACGGTAAATGCAATCCATGTCATCTAAATGCCTGCTAAATCTGTTTATAAGGAGGCTCCACCATGAGTGTGATGGAGGCAGGGAAAGAGTTACATTAATCTCTAGGATCTTCACCGACCGTTAACGGTAATTTAAGTGGTTTACCATCTCGTAATATATCTAATTCAATATGAGTACCTGGGCGCAGTTCGGTTATCAGTTCCATCAGGCTTTGGCTATTGACCACTTTCTTATTATTAATACTGACGATGATATCTTTTTCTTTTAAACCGGCATCTGCGGCGGGACCTGAAGGGGACACTTTCAGTACGATAATACCGTTCGTATGTTCTACCCCAAGTAAGCGTGCCGCGACGGCATTCATATCTTGACCATCGATACCAATATAACCACGGATCACACGGCCATCGGCAATAATTTTGGTCATAATTTTATTGGCTAAGGCGTAAGGGATGGCAAAGGAAATACCATAGGTCTCTAGATCGGTGGCTTGTTGGAAAGAGGCGGTATTAATGCCCACTAATTCACCACGAGTATTCACAAGCGCTCCACCAGAATTGCCTTTGTTAATTGCAGCATCGGTCTGAATAAAGGCTTGGCGACCATCGGTGCTGACCGACGAGCGACCAATGGCTGAAATAATCCCAAATGTGGTGGTTTGACCAAGGTTATACGGGTTACCAATTGCCAGCACAATATCGCCAATCTTAGCTTTATAGTTTGGATTTTGTGGGATAACTGGAAGGTTAGTCATATCCACTTTCAGCACGGCTATATCGGTTTGTTTATCTAAACCAACCAATTGGGCATTGGAGACTCGGCCATCTTGCAGCGCAACCACGATTTGATCAGCTTTCGCCACCACATGGTAATTGGTAATAATATAGCCTTTGTCACTGACAATAACGCCAGACCCTAGACCTTGGGTTTTTAATTTTAAGTGATCGCCTTGGACATATTGGCGGCTATAAATATTCGCTACCGCAGGACCGGCGCGGTGCACCGCATGGCTAAAAGAGACATTAACCGCATCAATGGTTTCAACGTCAGGTTGTTTATTGAATAAATTAGGTAGATTTGGACGCAGTGAGGGAACCGCTAATAATAAAATGATGGCAGTTGCTAGGCCAATAAGAATAGGTCGCAGCAAAAATTTTAGCATGTAGCCCTCGGGTATCAGAGATTTGGAAAGAACAAAAACAGGCAATATAGAGTTAAAGAATAACATTGGATTGAAAACAAAGAAAAGAGAAGTTTACGGAGAAACTTCTCTTTTCTACTGTGTGGGTAAGGGGATGAATCGCTTAGATTAATCAACGGCCCATTTTATTGGTACTAAGGCGGTTACTTTATCTTTTCAACTTTTAGTCAATTAGGATGCCTTTTCTAAGTGTGGCGATTGTAGTACCGCTTTTTTCTGCTCTTTCAACACACCGGTTGCGCCATTAGCATAGTCTTTTGGTTGCACATCACTGATTTCATCAGCTTTAGTGTCACTTGTTTCTTCCGTTGATTGAGAAATAAATGGACTGTCTTGTTGTGGCACATTGGGCAGCAAGTCGGTTGAGGTTTGCGCCATGTGTTGATAAAGCTTAGTGTAGCTTTTGCCTAGTGTATCGAGCATGTCAGCCGCACTAGAGAAGTGATCGGATAGCTCTTGGCGATGCTGCTCTAATTCGAATTTAGCGGCCTCTAGCTCTTTTTGTAATTGCTTATGTTTTTTGTATTCAGGTGTCATTAGGCGGGCAATAATAATGCCGATGATAAGACCTGCCAGTAAGCCTATTGCAGCGTAAAGAAAATCCATACAAGTTCCTTATTGTTGTTTTTTAACATGTTTGTTACAAGCTTGTTATGCATGTTGTGATTACATGGTACTATGACATTTCAGCTTGATAAAGCAAAAGCTGCCCCTAAAAACCGCCAACATGATCTTAGACATTCGAGCGGTTGATTCGCAATAGTCGTTGAATAGCTAATTGGTTGAGAATAACGAATTAGTCATGGATAACAAGCTAGTGGTTGAATGAATATAATGACGCCAAAACAAAAATACCAATACGATCTTGAGCATTGTGGCTATCAACACGACTCCGCTCAGCAATTTGCCGTCGACAAACTGGATGTTTTATATCACCAGTTACTAGAGTATGTATCGAGCCCAGTTAAAAAGCCCAACTTTTTTGCAAAAATCTTAGGTCAAGCGCCTAAGGTATTGCCACCGCAAGGTTTATATTTTTGGGGTGGCGTTGGGCGCGGCAAAACCTATTTAATGGATTTGTTTTTTGATGCGCTGCCACACTCTAAAAAGTCACGCATGCATTTTCACCGCTTTATGTTACGTGTGCATGACGAACTCGGCAGTTTGCAAAACACTAGCGATCCATTAGAAGTGGTTGCCGATCGATTAAAACAAGAAGCCGATATTATTTGTTTTGATGAGTTTTTCGTGTCCGATATTACCGATGCGATGATTTTAGGTACGCTATTTCAAGCATTATTCGCTCGTAATATGGTTTTGGTGGCCACGTCGAATATTCCGCCCAAAGATTTATATCGTAATGGTTTGCAACGAGCGCGCTTCTTACCCGCGATTGAGTTGATTGAAAAAAACTGTATAGAAGTGAATGTAGATAGTGGGGTCGATTACCGTTTAAGAACCTTACAACAAGCTGAGATCTATCATTACCCGCTAGATAACCAAGCGGCGCATAACCTGAATCATTATTATTTGCAGTTAAGTCGAGATGAATGTCAGCAAGTGCAAAGTATCGAGGTTAATCATCGCAATATTGAGGTGATGGGTGTGTGTGATGGCGTGTTATTGATTAGCTTTGAGCAATTGTGTGAAAGCGCGCGTAGCCAATCAGATTATATTGAAATCTCTCGTCTGTATCACACTGTATTAGTAGCAGGGGTTAAGCAAATGAGTCGCAACAATGATGATGCAGCTCGGCGCTTTATCGCGATGGTGGATGAGTTTTATGATCGCAATGTTACCTTGATTATTTCTGCTGAAGTTAAGCTTGAAGATTTATATTTACAAGGTCAGTTAGAATTTGAATTCCGCCGCTGTCAATCTCGTCTGGTTGAGATGCAGAGCGTCGATTATCTTGCAAATGAGCATTTGTCCTAAATTTAACGCTTGGGCCTTATCCATTGTTAGCCTGATTGGGGAGATCTGTGGATGTGAATATACGCAAAAACAGAATAAATACAGCCTTGAGCACTAGAAAGTGGCCCTTTTAAGGTTTTTTTACTGCGAAGTTAAAAAAAAAACCTTTTTTGGAGAAAATAGATGCTTTTTAGCTCACACTTCTCTATAATCTTGCGACCCACCGTTACTGCAGGCGTAATTGTTCCTCTTTTTTAAAAAAGAGCAGCGCTATGCCGAGAGCACCAACGACTCGAAGGGGTGATGAATGGGACTCTTAGACAGTGGGAATAAGCTTCTCTTTTATAAGAGTTAAACTTGTTCCTTAAACTATGAATTTTAATTAAACGGGTATTTATTAGCATGAAAACTTTCGTTGCTAAACCAGAAACTGTAAAACGTGACTGGTATGTTGTAGACGCTGAAGGTAAAACTCTTGGCCGTCTAGCAAGTGAAATTGCATCTCGCCTACGTGGCAAACATAAAGCTGAGTACACTCCTCACGTTGATACTGGTGATTACATCATCGTTGTAAACGCTGAGAAAGTAGCTGTTACAGGTAACAAAGCGAAGGGTAAAATCTATTACCGTCACACTGAGTTCCCTGGTGGTCTAAAATCAATCTCTTTTGAAAAGTTGATTGATCACAAACCAGAAATGGCAATTGAACTAGCTGTTAAAGGTATGCTACCACGTGGTCCTCTTGGCCGTGCTATGTACCGTAAGCTAAAAGTTTACGCTGGCGCTGAGCACAACCATGTTGCTCAACAACCACAAGTACTAGACATCTAATCGAGGATTATCGAAATGGCAGAGAATCAATACTACGGCACTGGCCGTCGCAAAAGCTCAGCTGCTCGTGTTTTCATTAAACCAGGCAGCGGCAACATCGTAATCAACAAACGTGATCTAGACACCTACTTCGGTCGTCCAACTTCACGTATGGTTGTTAAACAACCTCTTGAACTAGTTGATATGGTTGAGAAACTTGACCTATACATCACTGTTAAAGGTGGTGGTATTTCTGGTCAAGCTGGTGCGATCCGTCACGGTATCACACGTGCTCTAATGGAATACGATGAAACTCTACGTCCTGCACTACGCGCAGCTGGCTACGTTACTCGCGACGCACGTTGCGTTGAACGTAAGAAAGTTGGTCTTCGTAAAGCACGTCGTAAACCACAATTCTCTAAGCGTTAATTTTCTCTACAGAGTTTTCTCTGTATTGCAAAATCAACGTCACCAGTTTTCTGGTGTGTGGTTTCAAAAGCTCGGCTTCGGTCGGGCTTTTTTGTGCCTGTAATATCTCCTTTTCTCAAGCGACCAAGGACGGAACAGCGTCTTTTCGACGTATTCAAATTGAGAAAATATTAAATGGAATTGGTATTATTCTTCTTATAACGGCCTTAAGTTTTCTGGCTTGTTCTCTTTGCTTTCCCTCCCATTTTTGCTTTCTTATTCCAGCTTAATCACGCTTTTGTGAGTTCACAAACAAATATGCTTCATAAATGTTACGAAAAAGTAGCTTACTCTTGTCTATAAGTCGCTATTTCTTTATCATTTAGCAAGATAGTGCATGCATTGACGTATACAAAATAAAAAAAATGCATGTTAATTACTTTAATTATAGAAATATTAAGAATACTAGGGATTTGGTATTTCTTTTGTATTTATTAAATGAATACAGTTTAAGTGGGAGAATGTTGGATGAGCAATGCGCCTATTAATAATGGCCGTCGGCGCTTTTTGACTGCCACAACAGCAGTTGTTGGTGGGATTGGAGCGGTGGCAGTAGCGGTGCCTTTTATTAAATCTTGGAACCCAAGTGAAAGAGCAAAAGCTGCTGGTGCCCCTGTCGAAGTGGATATCGGCAAACTAGAAGAAGGACAACTCGTTAGAGTAGAATGGCGAGGCAAACCTGTATGGGTAGTGCGCCGTTCTAAAGCAACGTTAGATGAATTGAATTCACTTAACGATAAACTGCGCGATCCAAGTTCGGAACAAGAACAGCAACCTGAATATGCGCATAACGCTTATCGCTCCATTAAACCTGAATATTTTGTTGCTGTTGGGATCTGTACTCACCTTGGTTGTTCACCCACTTATTTACCTGACTCTTTCAGTGAACAAGTCCAAGGCGTTTCATCTGGTTTCTTTTGCCCATGTCATGGCTCAAAATTTGATTTGGCCGGACGGGTATTCCAAGGCGTTCCAGCACCACTAAATTTAGTGGTGCCAGAGCATGGATACCTGACTGATACTCGCATCATTATTGGTGAAGCGGTTGATGCTGGCAACCAGAAAGGAGACGCTTAATGCAAGGTTTATTAGATTGGGTAGAAAAACGTCTACCTGTGATGGATGCGTATAAAAAGCATTTATCTGAATACCCTATGCCGAAGAACTTCAACTTTTGGTACATTTTTGGTTCTCTGGCGATGCTGGTGTTGGTTAATCAGATCTTAACTGGGATCTGGCTCACCATGAACTACGTACCTTCTGGCGAGGGAGCGTTCGCCTCGGTTGAATACATCATGCGTGATGTTGAATACGGTTGGTTACTGCGCTACATGCACTCCACTGGTGCGTCAGCATTCTTTGTTGTGGTTTATCTGCACATGTTCCGTGGCCTTATTTATGGTTCATACCAAAAACCGCGTGAGTTATTGTGGATCTTCGGTATGTTGATCTTCTTGGTCTTAATGGCCGAAGCTTTTATGGGCTACTTACTACCTTGGGGGCAAATGTCTTACTGGGGCGCGCAGGTTATCATCTCGCTATTTGGGGCGATCCCTGTGATTGGTGATGATCTTACTCTTTGGATCCGTGGTGATTATGTTATCTCTGGTGCAACCCTAAACCGTTTCTTTGCTCTGCATGTTATTGCACTGCCGATTGTGTTGTTGTTATTGGTGGTGTTACACGTTCTTGCATTGCATGAAGTGGGTTCGAATAACCCTGATGGTATTGATACTAAAATACCAAAAGGTCCGGATGATAAAGGTGATCACACCACCCAGTTCAAATTCCATAAACAATACACCTCTAAATATAATATTAGAGATTCGATCCCGTTCCATCCGTATGGCACGGTAAAAGATATGGTGGGTATCGCCGGCTTCTTTATCTTCTTTAGTTATGTGTTGTTCTTTAACCCAGAGATGGGCGGTTATTTCCTTGAACCACCTAACTTTGAAGCAGCGAATCCATTGAAAACACCAGAGCATATTGCACCAGTGTGGTACTTCACTCCGTTCTACGCCATTTTGCGTGCGGTACCCGATAAGCTATTAGGTGTGGCCGCGATGGGGGCATCAATATTGTTCTTATTCTTACTGCCATGGTTTGATCGTTGTAAAGTACGCTCGTTCCGTTACCGTAGTAAATGGCATCTGATCAATATTATTCAGTTCACTATTTGTTTTGTGGCACTTGGAATTCTGGGAACCTTACCGGCGACTGCTCTATATACACTATTGGCGCAGATAACCAGTTTAGGTTATTTCATGTTCTTCATTTTATTGTTTGTTTACAGTAAAAATGAAGCAACCAAACCATTACCAGAAAGGGTGACATTCAAATGAAAAAGTGGATTGTAGGGGCTTTTGCTCTAATTTTATCTGCCTTGTTACCATTATCGGTAATGGCAGCGGGTGGCAATGTTCATCTTGATAAAGCCAATAATGACTTAACCGATCAAGCTTCGTTGCAACGTGGTGCGCAAACCTTTATGAGTTACTGTTCGGGTTGTCACTCGACTCAGTACCAGCGTTATCAACGCGTGGCGACAGATTTAGGTATTCCTGAAGATTTAATGAAGGAAAACCTCATGTTTGATCCTAATGCAAAAATTGGCGATCTGATGACCAATTCGATCCCAGAAGATGCGGCTGCTAAATGGTTTGGTGCGCCGCCACCGGATCTCACTTTAGTGGCGCGAGTGCGTGGTGTTGATTGGTTATATACTTATTTACGCTCGTTTTACGCTGATCCTAATCGTCCATTTGGGGTGAATAATATCACCTTCCCTAATGTCGGGATGCCGCATGTGTTAGAAGGCTTGCAAGGGATCCCTGAGCCGGTTTATGCGACCCATACCGTTGATGGTAAAGAGCATAAAGTGGTTGAGTCTACCCGAGTGGATAAAATGGGCGAATTGACAACGAAAGAGTACGATCAAACGGTACGCGATTTAGTGAACTTTTTAGAGTACTCGGGCGATCCGGTTAAATTGGAGCGTCACGCACTGGGTTGGTGGGTTATGGCCTTTTTAGCCTTGTTTACTATTATTGTCATATTACTGAAGAAAGAGTACTGGCGTGATGTGCATTAATTAGCAGAGTACATTAACGAGTGTTCCGATGCGGTTGAGCAAAGTACTTAAGCTAACCCCATTGGATATTGTAAATTGTACGCGGAATAAAAATTCACCCGACCAGTCACAATTGTGCTAAAATCGGATGCTAATTTTTGTGTAATGGAGGCGTCGGCCTCCATTCCTTTTTATTTTATTACCAATTACTTTGATTGGTATTTACCTGCTGGAGGGCTTCTCAATGGCTGTAGCTGCCAATAAACGTTCTGTGATGACTCTATTTTCAAGTGCTTCAGATATGTATAGCCATCAGGTACGTATTGTTCTTGCTGAAAAAGGCGTGAGTGTTGAAGTTGAATTAGTAGAAGAAGATAACCTTCCTGCTGAGTTAATCGAACTGAATCCTTATAAGTCAGTACCAACTTTGGTTGACCGTGAACTTGCTTTGTACAACTCAAAAATCATCATGGAATATCTTGATGAGCGTTTTCCTCATCCACCATTGATGCCTGTTTACCCAGTTGCTCGTGGTAACAGTCGTTTGATGATGTACCGTATTGAACGTAATTGGTATTCTCAAGTAGAAAAAATCATTAATGGCACTGCGGAAGAAGCAGAAGCTGCACGTAATAAATTACGTAATGACCTACTGACTCTTGGCCCTGTGTTTGCTGAATACGAATACTTCATGAGTGAAGAGTTTAGCTTAATTGATTGCTACCTAGCTCCATTATTGTGGCGCTTACCTGTATTCGGTATCGAATTATCAGGCCCTGGTTCAAAAGAGCTGAAAATTTACATGAGCCGTGTATTTGAACGCGATTCATTCTTGGCTTCTCTAACAGAAGCAGAACGAGAAATGCGATTGGTTCGATAGTCATGGATATGGATAAGATGACGCCAAGACGTCCATATTTAGTTCGTGCTTTTTACGAATGGCTTTCTGATAACGAGTTAACGCCACATCTAGTGGTTGATGCCACTATGGTTGGTGTGCGTGTTCCGTTAGAATTTGTTGAAGATGGTCAAATCATTTTAAATGTTGCGCCGCGTGCGGTGGGCAATTTAGAAATGAGCAATGAAGCGATCACTTTTAGTGCTCGTTTCAGCGGTCGTCCTCATTCGGTGATTGTACCTATGTATGCGGTGCAAGCTATCTATGCCCGTGAAAATGGTGCCGGAACCATGTTTGAACCAGAAGATGGTTACGAACTTGAAGTCGAAAAAGCACAAGCGGCAGAAGAGCAACAATTGTCGTCTTTAAGTAGCGTTGATCCAGAGCCTGAGGTTAAGCCACAAACCACCCCTCAAGCCGAAGCAAATCAAGATGCTGCGCCGACAAAATCGAAAGGCCGTCCAAGCTTAACGATTGTAAAATAAACACTATCTGCCGTCTTAGTACGGTTGATTAGTTGAGAAAAAGAGCATCAATACTTGAAAAAGTATGATGCTCTTTTTTATTCGCGTAAATCAAGGCGAAATTACGGATAACTCGTACCTCGTTTCCGCAATGACGGAATTCCACCCAAAAACTGTCATTCCATACGCGAGTAACACGAGCAGATAGGGAATCTCGCTTTTGCTTTTAACCCTCGACATTCTTTTTGCGATTGCTATACTCATAGGTGTTTAGACGTCTAGATTGCTTATGGAGAGAGCGCAATGCCTATTAAGATCCCCGATCAACTGCCGGCTTCCGATATATTACGTCAGGAACGGATTTTCATCATGTCAGAATCGCGGGCGACCACTCAGATGATCCGCCCTTTAAAAGTATTGATACTTAATCTCATGCCAAAGAAAATTGAGACGGAAACTCAATTTCTACGTTTGCTTTCAAATAGCCCGCTACAAGTGGATATCGAATTACTTAGAATCGATGATCGTCCAAGTAAAAACACCCCAGAAGAGCATTTAAATAACTTTTATCGCCAATTTGATATGGTGAAGAATCGTAATTTCGATGGTTTGATTATTACTGGCGCGCCACTTGGTTTGGTGCAGTTTGAAGATGTGGCATATTGGGAGCATTTACAAACCGTGATGGAGTGGGCGAATAATCATGTCACTTCAAGTTTGTATGTTTGTTGGGCGGCGCAAGCTGGGCTCAAGTTGTTGTATGATTTACCAAAACGTACCCGCAAAGAAAAGCTTTCGGGTGTTTATCAGCATGACGTTATTAACGAGTTTCACCCAATAGTCAGAGGGTTTGATGATTCGTTTTTAGCGCCACATTCTCGATATGCTGACTTTTCGCCGGATTACTTAAGCGAACATACCGATCTTGATTTATTGGCAACGTCAGCCGATGCTGGCGTGTATTTGGCCTCAACCAAAGATAAGCGTCACGTATTTGTGACCGGTCACCCTGAATACGATGCACAAACATTGCATACCGAATACAGCCGCGATTTAGCCGAAGGCATGGATCCTGCTATTCCCTTGAATTATTACCCGAATGATAATCCAGATAACAAACCGATCGCGAGCTGGCGAAGTCACGGACACTTGTTGTTTGCCAACTGGTTAAACTACTGTGTCTACCAACAAACCCCATACGATTTAGAGCATTTCTCGTTAGATAAATTTACCCGAGATGATTAACCTAAACTCATAAGCTTGAGCTTCTGGCGAACAGTATTGATCGCGGAAAAATGGTCATAAAAAAAAAGCAGCTGATTAAAGCTGCTTTTTTAGATCTTCAATCAAGCTAATTATTTCTGCTTGTTGGCCGAAGCAGGTTTAGATTCAAGTTCCGCATCATCCATCTTCTTCTGGGCAACTTTTGCTTTGTTAATCAGAGGAATAATGGTTGAGCCTTGGATAAGAATAGAAAATAGAACCACCGCATAAGTCATCACCATAATAATTTCTTTCACATCAATGTGATGATAAGACACGAAGTATTTACCGTGAGGAATAGACAATGCCATTGCTAATGCTAAGCCACCACGTAAGCCGCCCCAAGTTAAAATTGGTACCGTCCAAGGGTTAT from Vibrio algicola encodes the following:
- a CDS encoding DMT family transporter, whose protein sequence is MTWIAFTVFAAFMQSWRNAFQSRLSSEVKTLGVTLARFLWASPIAAIYLSSLYLYQPAALPEFNPIFLSYIIAASLMQILATALMVLLFKQNNYAIGAGLAKSEALAAAILGVAFFGTSLTLLGWTGVFIGGVGIFLLSTSSGIKSLSIKTVLLGLACGCAFALTSLWVREASLALHLPFPYDAAWVLFLVISLQTIILLIYIGSTDPSTLNALWQRPKLTLLTSIASCLGSIGWFSAMSLQAVPYVKTLGQVEIFFTMLISFLWLKQKVAIKDGVGLTLVAVAAILVMWS
- the zapG gene encoding Z-ring associated protein ZapG translates to MDFLYAAIGLLAGLIIGIIIARLMTPEYKKHKQLQKELEAAKFELEQHRQELSDHFSSAADMLDTLGKSYTKLYQHMAQTSTDLLPNVPQQDSPFISQSTEETSDTKADEISDVQPKDYANGATGVLKEQKKAVLQSPHLEKAS
- a CDS encoding cytochrome b; protein product: MQGLLDWVEKRLPVMDAYKKHLSEYPMPKNFNFWYIFGSLAMLVLVNQILTGIWLTMNYVPSGEGAFASVEYIMRDVEYGWLLRYMHSTGASAFFVVVYLHMFRGLIYGSYQKPRELLWIFGMLIFLVLMAEAFMGYLLPWGQMSYWGAQVIISLFGAIPVIGDDLTLWIRGDYVISGATLNRFFALHVIALPIVLLLLVVLHVLALHEVGSNNPDGIDTKIPKGPDDKGDHTTQFKFHKQYTSKYNIRDSIPFHPYGTVKDMVGIAGFFIFFSYVLFFNPEMGGYFLEPPNFEAANPLKTPEHIAPVWYFTPFYAILRAVPDKLLGVAAMGASILFLFLLPWFDRCKVRSFRYRSKWHLINIIQFTICFVALGILGTLPATALYTLLAQITSLGYFMFFILLFVYSKNEATKPLPERVTFK
- the rplM gene encoding 50S ribosomal protein L13, with amino-acid sequence MKTFVAKPETVKRDWYVVDAEGKTLGRLASEIASRLRGKHKAEYTPHVDTGDYIIVVNAEKVAVTGNKAKGKIYYRHTEFPGGLKSISFEKLIDHKPEMAIELAVKGMLPRGPLGRAMYRKLKVYAGAEHNHVAQQPQVLDI
- the metA gene encoding homoserine O-acetyltransferase MetA, which encodes MPIKIPDQLPASDILRQERIFIMSESRATTQMIRPLKVLILNLMPKKIETETQFLRLLSNSPLQVDIELLRIDDRPSKNTPEEHLNNFYRQFDMVKNRNFDGLIITGAPLGLVQFEDVAYWEHLQTVMEWANNHVTSSLYVCWAAQAGLKLLYDLPKRTRKEKLSGVYQHDVINEFHPIVRGFDDSFLAPHSRYADFSPDYLSEHTDLDLLATSADAGVYLASTKDKRHVFVTGHPEYDAQTLHTEYSRDLAEGMDPAIPLNYYPNDNPDNKPIASWRSHGHLLFANWLNYCVYQQTPYDLEHFSLDKFTRDD
- the petA gene encoding ubiquinol-cytochrome c reductase iron-sulfur subunit, with amino-acid sequence MSNAPINNGRRRFLTATTAVVGGIGAVAVAVPFIKSWNPSERAKAAGAPVEVDIGKLEEGQLVRVEWRGKPVWVVRRSKATLDELNSLNDKLRDPSSEQEQQPEYAHNAYRSIKPEYFVAVGICTHLGCSPTYLPDSFSEQVQGVSSGFFCPCHGSKFDLAGRVFQGVPAPLNLVVPEHGYLTDTRIIIGEAVDAGNQKGDA
- the sspB gene encoding ClpXP protease specificity-enhancing factor, which produces MDMDKMTPRRPYLVRAFYEWLSDNELTPHLVVDATMVGVRVPLEFVEDGQIILNVAPRAVGNLEMSNEAITFSARFSGRPHSVIVPMYAVQAIYARENGAGTMFEPEDGYELEVEKAQAAEEQQLSSLSSVDPEPEVKPQTTPQAEANQDAAPTKSKGRPSLTIVK
- the degS gene encoding outer membrane-stress sensor serine endopeptidase DegS — encoded protein: MLKFLLRPILIGLATAIILLLAVPSLRPNLPNLFNKQPDVETIDAVNVSFSHAVHRAGPAVANIYSRQYVQGDHLKLKTQGLGSGVIVSDKGYIITNYHVVAKADQIVVALQDGRVSNAQLVGLDKQTDIAVLKVDMTNLPVIPQNPNYKAKIGDIVLAIGNPYNLGQTTTFGIISAIGRSSVSTDGRQAFIQTDAAINKGNSGGALVNTRGELVGINTASFQQATDLETYGISFAIPYALANKIMTKIIADGRVIRGYIGIDGQDMNAVAARLLGVEHTNGIIVLKVSPSGPAADAGLKEKDIIVSINNKKVVNSQSLMELITELRPGTHIELDILRDGKPLKLPLTVGEDPRD
- a CDS encoding cytochrome c1 → MKKWIVGAFALILSALLPLSVMAAGGNVHLDKANNDLTDQASLQRGAQTFMSYCSGCHSTQYQRYQRVATDLGIPEDLMKENLMFDPNAKIGDLMTNSIPEDAAAKWFGAPPPDLTLVARVRGVDWLYTYLRSFYADPNRPFGVNNITFPNVGMPHVLEGLQGIPEPVYATHTVDGKEHKVVESTRVDKMGELTTKEYDQTVRDLVNFLEYSGDPVKLERHALGWWVMAFLALFTIIVILLKKEYWRDVH
- the rpsI gene encoding 30S ribosomal protein S9, which translates into the protein MAENQYYGTGRRKSSAARVFIKPGSGNIVINKRDLDTYFGRPTSRMVVKQPLELVDMVEKLDLYITVKGGGISGQAGAIRHGITRALMEYDETLRPALRAAGYVTRDARCVERKKVGLRKARRKPQFSKR
- the zapE gene encoding cell division protein ZapE is translated as MTPKQKYQYDLEHCGYQHDSAQQFAVDKLDVLYHQLLEYVSSPVKKPNFFAKILGQAPKVLPPQGLYFWGGVGRGKTYLMDLFFDALPHSKKSRMHFHRFMLRVHDELGSLQNTSDPLEVVADRLKQEADIICFDEFFVSDITDAMILGTLFQALFARNMVLVATSNIPPKDLYRNGLQRARFLPAIELIEKNCIEVNVDSGVDYRLRTLQQAEIYHYPLDNQAAHNLNHYYLQLSRDECQQVQSIEVNHRNIEVMGVCDGVLLISFEQLCESARSQSDYIEISRLYHTVLVAGVKQMSRNNDDAARRFIAMVDEFYDRNVTLIISAEVKLEDLYLQGQLEFEFRRCQSRLVEMQSVDYLANEHLS
- the sspA gene encoding stringent starvation protein SspA, whose product is MAVAANKRSVMTLFSSASDMYSHQVRIVLAEKGVSVEVELVEEDNLPAELIELNPYKSVPTLVDRELALYNSKIIMEYLDERFPHPPLMPVYPVARGNSRLMMYRIERNWYSQVEKIINGTAEEAEAARNKLRNDLLTLGPVFAEYEYFMSEEFSLIDCYLAPLLWRLPVFGIELSGPGSKELKIYMSRVFERDSFLASLTEAEREMRLVR